In Mycobacteriales bacterium, the sequence TCGGCCTGCTGCACAGCGAGGTCGTGAACACGATGCCGGAGTGGGAGGACGTCGCTGCGGCTGCGGCTGCCCTCGGTCGTCCGGTCAAGCAGGTGCTGCAGGAGGCGCACGCCGCCGCGGCGGAGTTCGGCGGCCGCTGACGGCGCAGTCACCAGCGGGCAGCAGCAATCGAACGAGCGAGAATCGCACCTACGAGGTCCGGCGGCTCGTCGGCAGTTGATCTTCTGCTGGCTGGATTCGCAGCAGACACGCCGGCATTTCCGCTGCCGATCCAGCAACCAGTAGATCACCAGGCGTGAAGATCTTGGTCGGCCCGCACGGGTAGTGGCGGCGCGCGCCTGTTGCAGAACGGCTTCTGCATCGTCCGCGAATCGCACCTATGCGCTGGCTGGGGCACCTTCCGGCGCAGGCACCCTCGCTGCTGAACCTCTGCGCTGAACGACGAGTCCGATGAACACCAACGCCGCGCCCATCGCGCCTAGCCATGACAGGCGCTCGCCCAGCACCGTGATGCCGAGCGCCGTTGCCACCACGGGCTCAGCCAGCATCAGCGTGGTCACCGGCCCCGCCTGAAGCGAGGACAGTCCCCGCACGAACAGCAGGCAGCCCAGCGTCACGGTAAACAGGCCCAGGTACAGCGCGAGCAGTACGCCGCTCCCGTCACCGAGCCATCCCACCGGCTGCGTTGCCAGCAACGGCAGAGACAGGAGGCCGCCGAGGCCGAACGCTCCGGCCATGACGGCGGGAGGGCGGTGCCCGGCGTCGAGCTGCTGCTTCGCCAAGACGGTGTAGGCGGCGTACGACAGCCCGGCGAGCAGTGCCAGTACCGCACCGAGCAGATCGACTGTCCCTGACGGTGAGCCGCCAAGGACGAGCACGGATAGGCCCGTGAGGCAGAGACCCGTGGCGATGAGCCATGAGCGGCCAGGTCGTTCACCGAGCACCAGACGCGCCAGCACGCCGGTCAGGACCGGGCCACTACCGAGAGCGATCAGCGTCCCGACAGCCACGCCAGCACGCTGGACGCCCGCGAAGAAGAACACCTGGTACAGCGCGGTGCACGCTCCTGCGACCAGTCCGGAGCGCGTGCGCCACAGCACCATCGCCTCACGCCATGACGCGCCGACTAGGGGCAGGAGCGCGAGCAGAGCCAGCCCACCGACCGCCAGTCGAGCCGCCCCTACCCCCAGCGGCGTCGTGGAGTCCGGGCCGAGAGCTTGCGCCGTACCCGTGGTTCCGAACAGCGCTGCCGCCAGGAGCACCGCGCCGACAGCCTGAGGTCGCATGAGGCACTACACGCTAGTAATGCTCGACGCCGCCCCGCGCGGGGCGCCGACCAGCCGCTATCTGGCGCCCGGGTCGACGCTGAGGCGCCGTCCACTGCCGCCGATCTTCTGCTGGCTGGTTTCGCATCCGACGCGCCGGCGTGTCCGCTGCCGATCCAGCAACCAGAAGATCGCCAAGCGGAGGCGCCTTTCTCGGTGGTTGATCGCCGCGTGCGTCGGCGCGTAGTGGCCGGGGACGGGACGCTAACGTGCTGTTACAGCCGCAGATCGAGGGGCAGAAGTCCGATGTCCCGCCCGTTTCTCCTGCGAGGAACTCTGCCATGACCCCGACAGACGCCCCCGGCTCGGCCGAGCAGTTGGCTCGCGCGCTGCGCGCCGGCGGAGCCGCCCTGGAGCTGCTGCGCAGCGCTGAGCCGGTGGACCGCCGCGACCGCTTCCGCACCCTGCTGCGCGTCTACGACCTGCACACGGCTCCGCTCGACGTGGTGGGGGAGGCCGTGCGGCACCAGCACGCGCCCGCCGTCGCCGAGCTGAAGAATCGGCTCGAGGCCGAATGGCTCGACGAGCTGGAGCAGGCCTGGCAGCAGGCCGGCCCACTGACCGACTGCCGCACCCCGGCCGAGGTGGTGCAGGCGATGCGGGCGGTGGCGGCGAAGGACCGGCTGCCGGCGGCCTACAAGTGGCTCGCCACGACGGCGACGTGGGAACAGGTGGTGGACTTCCTCGCCCTGGAAGGCGGCCCGGACGGCGGGTTCGACGACCTGATCGCGCTCTGCCAGGTCGGGCTGTCCGGGACGGCGAAGCTCGAGCTGGCCAAGAACTTCTGGGACGAGATGGGTCAGGGCGAGCTGGCCGGGGTGCACACGCAGCTGCACGCCGACCTGGTCGCGGCGATCGACATGCCGTCCGTCCCACGGGAGGAGCTGCCGGTCGCCGCCCTGGAGCGGATCGCCCTGAACGGCCTGATGGCGACCAACCGCTGGCTGCAGCCGGAGATGATCGGTGCCCTGGGGCTGCTCGAGTTGCAGGCCGGTCCGCGCTGCCGGCTGGTGCTGCAGGCCTTCGACCGGCTGGGCGCACCGCAGGGCGGCTACCCGTTCTACGTCGAGCACGCCGAGGTCGACCCGGTGCACGGCAGGGACTGGATGGACAAGGCGATCGAGCCGCTGGCCGCCGAGCGACCGGAGTGGGGACCGCGCATGGTCAAGGGTGCCTGGTGGCGCTCGACCATCAACCTGGCCTTCTTCGCCGGCCTGCAGGAGCGCCTGCTCGAGGAGTCCACCGCCGCGTGAGACCGGCCTGACGCGATCCGCCGGATGGCCTGTGCCGGATGACCTGTGCGGGTCGGATCTCTAGGGTGCAGCCATGACCGGACTCGCCGCGGCGGCACACCGGGTCACCAGCGAGGTCGGCCGGCTGCGCACCGTGCTGCTGCACCGGCCAGGCGCGGAGCTGCAGCGGCTGACGCCCCGCAACAGTGCCGACCTGCTGTTCGACGGGTTGCCGTGGGTGGCCCGCGCACAGGAGGAGCACGACGCCTTCGCCGAGGCGCTACGCACGCGCGGCGTCGAGGTGCTCTACCTCACCGACCTGCTCGTCCAGACGCTCGGGTCGCCGGCGGCGCGCGAGGAGGTGGTGCAGTCGGCGGTCGCGCCGGCCGTCGTGGGGCCGGCGCTGGCCACGGTCCTGCGTGCCTGGCTGCTCGACCTGCCGAGCGACGAACTGGCCGGCGTGCTTTCGGCCGGGCTCACCCACGACGAGCTGCCCTCGCACGGCCCGGACGGTGTCGTCGCGCGACTGGCCGGCCCGGGCGAGTTCGTCGTACGCCCGCTGCCGAACCTGCTGTTCACCCGCGACTCCTCGGTCTGGGTCGACGACCACGTCGCCGTCACCAGCCCGTCCATGCACGCCCGCCAACGCGAACGGGCGCTGGCCGGCGCGATCTACCGCTCCTCCCCCCGCTTCGCCGGCACCCCGCTGCTGTACGGCGGCAGTCGCGAGGAGGCGTGGTTCGAGGGCGGTGACGTGCTCGTGATGGCGCCCGGCGTAGTCGCCGTCGGAACCGGCCAACGAACGACACCCGCGGGGGTAGAAGCCTTTGCTCTCAGGGCTTTTGCGGCAGGAATCGCGCACACCGTGCTGGCCGTGCCGATCGCCCAGGAGCGGGCGACGATGCACCTGGACACCGTCTGCACGATGGTCGACCGCGATGCCGTGGTGATGTTCCCGGCGGTCGCGGACACGCTGTCCGCCTACACCGTCACCCCCCGCGACGACCACAGCCTGCAGGTGGCCGGGCCGAAGCCGTTCCTGCAGGCCGCCGCGACCGCCCTGGGCCTGGACCACCTGCGCATCATCGACACCGGCCTCGATCCGGTCACCGCCGAACGCGAGCAGTGGGACGACGGCAACAACACCCTCGCGCTCGCGCCCGGCCTGGTCGTCGCCTACGAGCGCAACACCGTGACCAACGACCGGCTCGAAAGCGCCGGCATCGAGGTCGTACGCATCGCCGGCAGCGAGCTGGGCAGCGGTCGCGGTGGGCCGCGCTGCATGAGCTGCCCGGTGGCGCGCGACCCGCTCCCCGGCTGACCTCTGCGGGTGGGGGGTCAGTTGAGGGTGAGCTGGCGGCTGAGCAGGCCGGAGCGGGCCCGGCGCTCGCCACCGGTGAGCGGACCGTCGACGGCAAGGGCCTGGTCGAGACGGGCCCGCAGCGCGACGGCCGGTTCCTCCATCGCCTCGGCCTCCCGGTCCACCGGCGCGTCCCACACCGGCACCATCAGGCCGTGCGCACGGAACGACCCGACGTAGCGGGTGTCCGGGCCGATCGCGAGGCCCCCCGCGACGGTGAGCCGGGCGAGCGCGTCCAGCACCTGGTCCTCCGGCTCGGGCAGCACCCACCGAAGATGGCTCCGCTCCTTCATCCGGCACCAGTACGCCGCGGGCACAGACTGCAGCCGCGCGGTCGGCACGACGGAGGCGTTCGCGCGCTCCATGGACGCGGCCACCTCCCCGGTGGGGTCGGCCGCACCCTCGACCCAGTAGTCGAAGCCGGGGTGCAGCGTGATGTCCAGCGGGTCCTCGGCCAGCAGGTCCTGCAGCCGCCGTCCGGGGCCGGGCAGTCCGATCGGCTGAACGCTGTTGCCGGGCGGCGTCTCGAGGGCGAGCTCCAGCGCGGACGCCAGGTCGCGGCTGACGTCCCCGGAGCGGGACTGGACCTGCAGGCCGAGGAAGATCCTGCCGTCGGCGCGCACCATCGCCGGCCACGCCAGTGGCAGGACGGTCGACAGGACCACCGGACGGTCCGGGTCGTCGCGCAACCGCAGCGGGGCGGTCGCCGCCGGCACGATCTCCCGCAGCGCCACCCACTCGGTCTCATCGACACGTCCCTGGAAGGGCCGGGCCACCAGCCGGCGGTCCTCGCCGCTGCCCTTGCCGTGACAGGCCTTGTAGCGCTTGCCGCTGCCGCACGGACAGGGCTCGCGGCCACCGACCACGGGCACCGCGGTGGACGCGCCGGCCGACGGTGAGGGGGCGCCGGTCGAGCGGGCGGGCGGGTGACGGCGGGTGCTGATCGGGGGCTCCTCGGGACGTGGGACTCCGTGTGGGACCTGATGCGGGACCTGGTGTGTGGGGCCTGGTGCGCGGCCTTGGCAGCCTAGGTGCGGGCCGGCGGTCAGCGCTGCGCCAGCCGGTGACGGACCCGGCCGGGGTGGTTGCTGATGATGACGTCGACGCCGAGATCGAGCAGGAACTCGACGTCCTCGGGTTCGTCCACGGTGTAGACGTGCACCCGGTGGCCGTGGTCGTGCACCCGCTGCACGTAGCCAGGGTGGTTCTTGACCACGCGCAGCGCCACGCCGGCGCTGCCGACCCGGGCGGGCAGCCGCCCGTCCCGGTAGCGGACCGGGACCCGCTCCATGAGCAACACCGTCGGCAGCGCCGGCGCCAGCGCATGCACCCGGCGCAGGGACATCGCGGCGTACGACATCACGGTCACCGGTGAGGCCGATCGGGACAGCGGGGCGGCCAGGCCGTAGCGTCCGAGCAGGTCGATCAGGCTGCGCTCCACGAGCCCGCC encodes:
- a CDS encoding EamA family transporter, which produces MRPQAVGAVLLAAALFGTTGTAQALGPDSTTPLGVGAARLAVGGLALLALLPLVGASWREAMVLWRTRSGLVAGACTALYQVFFFAGVQRAGVAVGTLIALGSGPVLTGVLARLVLGERPGRSWLIATGLCLTGLSVLVLGGSPSGTVDLLGAVLALLAGLSYAAYTVLAKQQLDAGHRPPAVMAGAFGLGGLLSLPLLATQPVGWLGDGSGVLLALYLGLFTVTLGCLLFVRGLSSLQAGPVTTLMLAEPVVATALGITVLGERLSWLGAMGAALVFIGLVVQRRGSAARVPAPEGAPASA
- a CDS encoding iron-containing redox enzyme family protein → MTPTDAPGSAEQLARALRAGGAALELLRSAEPVDRRDRFRTLLRVYDLHTAPLDVVGEAVRHQHAPAVAELKNRLEAEWLDELEQAWQQAGPLTDCRTPAEVVQAMRAVAAKDRLPAAYKWLATTATWEQVVDFLALEGGPDGGFDDLIALCQVGLSGTAKLELAKNFWDEMGQGELAGVHTQLHADLVAAIDMPSVPREELPVAALERIALNGLMATNRWLQPEMIGALGLLELQAGPRCRLVLQAFDRLGAPQGGYPFYVEHAEVDPVHGRDWMDKAIEPLAAERPEWGPRMVKGAWWRSTINLAFFAGLQERLLEESTAA
- a CDS encoding arginine deiminase, encoding MTGLAAAAHRVTSEVGRLRTVLLHRPGAELQRLTPRNSADLLFDGLPWVARAQEEHDAFAEALRTRGVEVLYLTDLLVQTLGSPAAREEVVQSAVAPAVVGPALATVLRAWLLDLPSDELAGVLSAGLTHDELPSHGPDGVVARLAGPGEFVVRPLPNLLFTRDSSVWVDDHVAVTSPSMHARQRERALAGAIYRSSPRFAGTPLLYGGSREEAWFEGGDVLVMAPGVVAVGTGQRTTPAGVEAFALRAFAAGIAHTVLAVPIAQERATMHLDTVCTMVDRDAVVMFPAVADTLSAYTVTPRDDHSLQVAGPKPFLQAAATALGLDHLRIIDTGLDPVTAEREQWDDGNNTLALAPGLVVAYERNTVTNDRLESAGIEVVRIAGSELGSGRGGPRCMSCPVARDPLPG
- a CDS encoding DUF5926 family protein, encoding MPVVGGREPCPCGSGKRYKACHGKGSGEDRRLVARPFQGRVDETEWVALREIVPAATAPLRLRDDPDRPVVLSTVLPLAWPAMVRADGRIFLGLQVQSRSGDVSRDLASALELALETPPGNSVQPIGLPGPGRRLQDLLAEDPLDITLHPGFDYWVEGAADPTGEVAASMERANASVVPTARLQSVPAAYWCRMKERSHLRWVLPEPEDQVLDALARLTVAGGLAIGPDTRYVGSFRAHGLMVPVWDAPVDREAEAMEEPAVALRARLDQALAVDGPLTGGERRARSGLLSRQLTLN